Proteins co-encoded in one Haloarcula sp. DT43 genomic window:
- a CDS encoding PstS family phosphate ABC transporter substrate-binding protein, with protein MTDSPTGGFSRRRFLTSTGAIGALALAGCTEQSGGSGGGADNSGGSTDGSGSSQLSGEITITGSSTVFPLATAVANEFQKQHSQVDISLSSTGSGGGFSNHFCVGNSEFNNASRPISSEEEQLCADNGVEYHEINVATDAVTVIVNTENDWVDCVTPEQLRQMWRADGASTWADVNSEWPDEPINRFGAADTSGTFDYFNEAILGEEADHTSNYEATEQDNLILQGVQQDQYGIGYFGFAYYQSNTDAVKALSIDNGDGCVEPSLETAKAGDYQPLSRPLFTYPRKSALAEEHIAEFARFFVEQSANTELVSEEIGYVPRTEEGMQEELDALNSVIDEVQ; from the coding sequence ATGACAGATTCACCGACCGGTGGTTTCTCGCGTCGTCGCTTTCTGACAAGCACGGGTGCGATTGGGGCACTGGCGCTGGCCGGCTGTACGGAGCAGTCCGGCGGCAGCGGCGGTGGCGCCGACAACAGCGGTGGGAGTACCGACGGCAGCGGTAGCAGTCAGCTGTCCGGTGAAATCACTATCACAGGGAGTAGCACGGTGTTCCCCCTCGCGACGGCCGTCGCGAACGAGTTCCAGAAGCAACACAGCCAGGTCGACATCAGCCTTTCCTCGACCGGGTCCGGTGGCGGCTTCAGCAACCACTTCTGTGTCGGGAACTCCGAGTTCAACAACGCGTCCCGGCCGATATCCAGCGAGGAGGAACAGCTCTGTGCCGACAACGGTGTCGAGTACCACGAAATCAACGTCGCCACGGACGCGGTAACCGTCATCGTCAACACCGAGAACGACTGGGTCGACTGCGTGACCCCCGAGCAACTCCGGCAGATGTGGCGCGCAGACGGTGCGTCGACCTGGGCCGACGTGAATTCGGAGTGGCCCGACGAACCCATCAACCGGTTCGGTGCCGCCGACACCTCCGGGACGTTCGACTACTTCAACGAGGCGATTCTCGGCGAGGAGGCGGACCACACCAGCAACTACGAGGCCACCGAACAGGACAATCTCATCCTGCAGGGCGTCCAGCAGGACCAGTACGGTATCGGCTACTTCGGCTTCGCCTACTACCAGAGCAACACGGACGCGGTCAAGGCGCTCAGTATCGACAACGGCGACGGCTGCGTCGAGCCCTCGCTGGAGACGGCGAAGGCCGGCGACTACCAGCCTCTCTCGCGCCCGCTCTTTACGTATCCACGGAAGAGCGCGCTCGCCGAGGAGCACATCGCCGAGTTCGCACGGTTCTTCGTCGAACAGAGCGCCAACACCGAACTCGTCTCCGAGGAAATCGGCTACGTCCCACGGACCGAAGAGGGCATGCAGGAAGAACTCGACGCCCTCAACAGCGTCATCGACGAAGTCCAGTAA